One stretch of Oncorhynchus masou masou isolate Uvic2021 chromosome 9, UVic_Omas_1.1, whole genome shotgun sequence DNA includes these proteins:
- the tsr1 gene encoding pre-rRNA-processing protein TSR1 homolog, with protein MVSGAEQQQGHRAGVYKQKNKGHKHGKHRTKGEIERENKGRVSVTALTKKQRKEARKMDKRHKANQLRRNKKDLVLTEKRRLGSRDGPPHLVAVVALHAGVDAEAVTRLLRCEGAGGLVREENSVCGVSDSFGLVMPRFKQRFTFLRPDTADMHSLLDVVKVADSLVFVLDSTEGWDSYGDHCLSCLFSQGLPAHALVCQGVSDLAVKKRVDSRRALAKISEIRFPGARLFPLDSDQDATLMLRHLGAQRQRRLGFRSRRPHVLAQQVSYTPNSSEGSGGAPTGLGTLRVSGYVRGCPLQVDRLVHISGFGDFLLSQIDAPIDPLPLNSMTPRTAKPGKEGDVDMQDSGVEVASVRVLMKADPARRESLQAEAEVDPMDGEQTWPTDTELLEAEEARKSKRVMKVPKGTSEYQATWIVDEEDENGEEDEESTDDEEDLMMEESIDGEDLDSQVDAASGGGSDEEEEEEEEELNSTSDKGGADQRYDEHMDEAEEGEGLKRYREARANEMFPDEVDTPLDQSAKNRFQRYRGLKSFRSSPWDPLENLPADYSRIFQFQSFERTRRRVLAEAAQEEEGAMVGWYVTLHVVDVPPTVMESVQAGRPLVLVSLLPHEQKMSVMHMLVRRHPSNTDPIKSKEELVFHCGFRRFRACPIFSQHTSADKHKLERFLRADAPTVVSVYAPITFPTAGVLLFKQREDGMQDLVGTGSLLSCDPQRVVLKRIVLSGHPFKINRRSAVCRYMFFNRDDILWFKPVELRTKWGRRGHIKEALGTHGHMKCVFDSQMRSQDTVMMNLYKRVYPRWTYDPYVPLPLPWVKGEGTQVPDDFDME; from the exons ATGGTGTCTGGTGCAGAACAACAACAGGGCCATCGAGCTGGGGTttataaacaaaaaaacaaaggaCATAAACATGGAAAGCATCGGACTAAAGGAGAAATCGAACGGGAGAACAAGG GTAGAGTGTCGGTGACGGCTCTTACCAAGAAACAGAGGAAAGAGGCGAGAAAGATGGACAAAAGGCACAAAGCCAACCAGCTGCGGCGAAATAAGAAGGACCTG GTCCTGACAGAGAAGCGTCGTCTGGGCAGCAGGGATGGTCCACCCCATCTGGTGGCTGTGGTCGCCCTCCATGCAGGTGTGGATGCTGAGGCTGTGACCAGGTTGCTGCGGTGTGAGGGGGCTGGCGGGCTGGTGCGTgaggagaacagtgtgtgtgGGGTCAGTGACAGCTTTGGCCTGGTCATGCCCCGCTTCAAACAGAGATTCACCTTCCTCCGCCCAGACACAG ctGACATGCACTCTCTACTGGACGTGGTGAAGGTAGCAGACAGTCTGGTGTTTGTGCTGGACTCTACAGAAGGCTGGGACAGCTATGGAGACCACTGCCTCTCCTGTCTCTTTTCACAGGGGCTACCAGCCCATG CTCTTGTGTGTCAGGGTGTTTCAGATCTGGCAGTGAAGAAGCGTGTGGACTCACGGCGGGCACTGGCCAAGATATCTGAAATCCGCTTCCCTGGGGCGCGCCTCTTCCCCCTGGACTCAGACCAGGACGCCACACTGATGCTAAGACACCTGGGAGCACAGAGGCAGAGGAGGCTGGGCTTCCGCTCCCGTCGGCCTCACGTCCTGGCCCAGCAGGTCTCCTACACCCCCAACAGCTCTGAGGGGAGTGGGGGAGCCCCCACGGGCCTAGGGACCCTGCGTGTGTCTGGGTATGTCCGAGGCTGCCCCCTGCAGGTGGACAGGCTGGTGCACATCTCTGGATTTGGAGACTTCCTGCTCAGTCAGATCGATGCTCCCATAGACCCCCTTCCCCTCAACTCTATGACCCCTCGCACTGCCAAGCCAGGGAAGGAAGGAGATGTAGACATGCAG GATAGTGGTGTTGAGGTGGCGTCAGTGCGGGTGCTGATGAAGGCAGACCCAGCTCGCAGGGAGAGTCTGCAGGCCGAGGCAGAGGTAGACCCCATGGATGGAGAGCAGACTTGGCCCACTGATACTGAACTGCTGGAGGCTGAag AGGCCAGAAAGAGCAAGCGTGTAATGAAGGTGCCCAAAGGGACATCAGAGTACCAGGCCACGTGGATtgtggatgaggaggatgagaatGGCGAGGAGGATGAAGAGAGTACTGACGATGAGGAGGATTTGATGATGGAGGAGTCCATAGATGGAGAGGACCTTGACTCTCAGGTG GATGCTGCCTCAGGTGGTGGctctgatgaggaggaggaggaggaggaggaggagctgaatTCCACATCGGACAAGGGTGGAGCAGACCAGCGCTATGATGAGCACATGGATGAGgcggaggaaggggaggggttaaaACGATACCGGGAGGCTCGGGCCAATGAGATGTTCCCAGATGAAGTGGACACCCCTCTAGACCAATCGGCTAAGAACAG GTTCCAGCGTTACAGGGGCCTGAAGAGTTTCCGCTCCTCCCCCTGGGACCCCTTGGAGAACCTGCCTGCAGACTACTCCCGCATCTTCCAGTTTCAGAGCTTTGAGCGCACACGCCGCCGCGTACTAGCTGAGGCTGCgcaggaggaagagggggccATG GTGGGCTGGTATGTGACCCTCCATGTAGTGGATGTTCCCCCCACGGTGATGGAGAGTGTCCAGGCAGGCAGGCCTCTGGTGCTGGTCTCCTTACTGCCACATGAACAGAAG ATGTCAGTGATGCACATGCTGGTGAGGAGACACCCCAGCAACACAGACCCAATCAAGTCTAAAGAGGAGCTGGTGTTCCACTGTGGATTCAGGAGGTTCAGGGCCTGCCCCATCTTCTCCCAGCACACATCAG ccgacAAGCACAAGCTGGAGCGTTTCCTTCGTGCTGACGCCCCCACGGTGGTTTCTGTGTATGCCCCCATCACATTCCCCACCGCTGGGGTACTGCTCTTCAAACAGAGGGAGGATG GCATGCAGGACCTGGTGGGTACAGGAAGTCTGCTGAGCTGTGACCCCCAGCGTGTGGTGCTGAAGAGGATTGTGTTGAGTGGCCACCCCTTCAAGATCAACCGCCGGTCCGCTGTCTGCAGATACATGTTCTTCAACAGGG ACGACATCCTGTGGTTTAAGCCTGTTGAGCTGAGAACCAAGTGGGGCCGGAGAGGACACATCAAGGAGGCCCTAG ggACTCATGGACACATGAAGTGTGTATTTGACAGCCAAATGCGGTCTCAGGATACTGTCATGATGAACCTGTATAAGAGGGTCTATCCTCGCTGGACATATGACCCCTATGTGCCTTTGCCCCTGCCCTGGGTCAAGGGGGAAGGGACTCAGGTGCCGGATGATTTTGACATGGAGTAG
- the LOC135545064 gene encoding uncharacterized protein LOC135545064, with protein MDWRRRGEGKAGGLMDWRRRGEGKAGGLMDWRRRGEGKAGGLMDWRRRGEERAGVSWTGGEGEKRGQEVSWTGGGGEKGSGGSHGLEEEGRREGGGSHGLEEEERREGGGLMDWRRKGEGKAGGLMDWRRRGEGKRGSHGLEEGRREGGGSHGLEEEGRREGGRSHGLEGHGLEEEGRREGGGLMDWRREGGGSHGLEEEGRREGGGSHGLEEEGRREGGGSHGLEEEERAGGLMDWRRRGEGKAGSLMDWRRRGEGKAGGLMDWRRRGEERAGVSWTGGGGEKGRRGVSWTGGGGEKKGRGSHGLEEKGRREGGGSHGLEEEGRREGGGSHGLEEEGRREGWGSHGLEEEGRREGGGSHGLEVEGRREGGGSHGLEEEGRREGGGSHGLEEEGRREGGGSHGLEEEGRREGGGLMDWRWRVSWTGGGGEKGRRGVSWTGGGGEKGRQGVSWTGGGGEKGRRGVSWTGGEGEKRGRGVSWTGGGGEKGRRGVSWTGGGGEKKGRGV; from the coding sequence atggactggaggaggaggggagaagggaaggCGGGGGGTCTcatggactggaggaggaggggagaagggaaggCGGGGGGTCTcatggactggaggaggaggggagaagggaaggCGGGGGGTCTcatggactggaggaggaggggagaagaaaggGCAGGGGTCTCATGGactggaggagaaggggagaagagagggcagGAGGTCTcatggactggaggaggaggggagaagggaagcGGGGGGTCTcatggactggaggaggaggggagaagggaaggCGGGGGGTCTcatggactggaggaggaggagagaagggaaggcgGGGGTCTCATGGactggaggaggaagggagaagggaaggCGGGGGGTCTcatggactggaggaggaggggagaagggaagcGGGGGTCTCATGGactggaggaggggagaagggaaggCGGGGGGTCTCAtggcctggaggaggaggggagaagggaaggTGGGCGGTCTCATGGACTGGAGGGGcatggactggaggaggaggggagaagggaaggCGGGGGTCTCATGGACTGGAGAAGAGAGGGCGGGGGGTCTcatggactggaggaggaggggagaagagagggcgGGGGGTCTcatggactggaggaggaggggagaagggaaggCGGGGGGTCTcatggactggaggaggaggagagggcgggGGGTCTcatggactggaggaggaggggagaagggaaggCAGGGAGTCTCatggactggaggaggagaggagaagggaaggcGGGGGGTCTCATGGactggaggagaaggggagaagagagggcgGGGGTCTcatggactggaggaggaggggagaagggaaggCGAGGGGTCTcatggactggaggaggaggggagaagaaaggGCGGGGGTCTCATGGactggaggagaaggggagaagagagggcgGGGGGTCTcatggactggaggaggaggggagaagagagggcgGGGGGTCTcatggactggaggaggaggggagaagggaaggCTGGGGGTCTcatggactggaggaggaggggagaagagaaggtggGGGGTCTCATGGactggaggtggaggggagaagggaaggCGGGGGGTCTcatggactggaggaggaggggagaagagaaggcgGGGGGTCTcatggactggaggaggaggggagaagagaaggcgGGGGGTCTcatggactggaggaggaggggagaagagaaggtggGGGTCTCATGgactggaggtggagggtctcatggactggaggaggaggggagaagggaaggCGGGGGGTCTcatggactggaggaggaggggagaagggaaggCAGGGAGTCTcatggactggaggaggaggggagaagggaaggCGGGGGGTCTCATGGactggaggagaaggggagaagagagggcgGGGGGTCTcatggactggaggaggaggggagaagggaaggCGAGGGGTCTcatggactggaggaggaggggagaagaaaggGCGGGGGGTCTAA